DNA sequence from the Pseudophryne corroboree isolate aPseCor3 chromosome 6, aPseCor3.hap2, whole genome shotgun sequence genome:
agccacgtgggtgttcggtgcccacccttaaagggggggtactgtcaggaatcgactcaccaagctgacatctgtccgccgctgcggactccgtcctgggtccctgcgttcatctgtcatccgcgtctctgccatcagacgccatcctgggcctgggagcgctcctgtgatagcgggcgtgtagcacgccgcggcatgggcgccgccatgacagcctccagcagtcagcatacggtggccaatccggtgcttggccgcacccacttttcctcactccaccaatgactgtttaacaaggggtatatatgaagctgcaggatcagtctgcaggcatcctgaactttgtgtcactcctgcgacccgtgtgtcactcctgcgacccgtgtgtcactcctgcgactcatgtgtaaggatctggttcctatttcctccgtgtacctggatacctacctgctgttccgtgttcctggctttctacccgagactttgtactcctggttacttttcacagctccgtggaacttcaagccccagcaatacctgcatccatctacaggcttcacactcatcaccatctctgtgtgcttcagcctagcagtagagactgactccaggtgtgttccatctccccacctgtgatgcagcttgctcgctgccagtgcctcatcacctgcactgtggacatagtcagactccagcctctgctaccaggtttgccatacaacaccatctctgctggttccatgttttaatctgctctggtttccctaccagaatattctctgccaaattatcactcatctgttatcatcactaccggttattatttcatcagtcaccattcattctgttaccatagactctcagctattacgctgtacaattgacatttgcatttctactgttattttctgctgccgtttgtgaatcatctgtataataaatatcattgcgctcatgcgcagaaacataatccagcctcctcgttttctcccatccacctccactgacccactagcgccccctccggggacacagacaaaaccaagtctgacatgtTGGTGCTGATGTGAGTGTGTTTTCCTCACCTTTTCTGCtctaagacatgataaataatcagacaatttaacagtgtaatacacaatttgtgactgtaatcactttaaaatgtgttaaagtgacatacaatccgaccctaccctgtttagcaccagcattgaggatcggagtaaacagagaaaactgacagaatttatagcaaagtcagcaatcacactaacagtcagtcacagattatacattagtataataagcaatatgaccacataatcaactacaggtaCAGTTcacgtatgtaggagaaacatattactgcattactttataaaaatgctttaactgtattcagacgcatagcaaaagaaaccacagtaatattatcaaactcatatgcattatgcccttatccaactatttgtactcaaaggtagatagagacttagggcctaattcagacatggttgcatgcaggctattttttgcactgctacgaccaggtaatcgccacccacaggggaggtgggattgctgtgtatggctgcaaacgcttgtgcggagagctgcacaaacaaaaagtttgtgcagtctctgcacagctcaggacttgctcacccgctgcaatgatccttgctggagctgatgtcaggatccctccatggaaacggccggacacgcatgcgttttcctcaacactcccagaaaacggtgagttgacacccccggacggcctcttcctgtcaatcttcttgtgtttgcTGCTGCGAATGCTTTCTTCATTATTTTTGTCGCTGCCCAGTGATGGCCATCGCCGgccagcaacgcgcctgcgcattgcggcccccacgcatgcgctgttcagacccgatcgcacggctgcaaataactacagcatgcgatcaggtctgaatgacccacttAGTGTTTTATAGCCCCCActcaggagagcgggatacagggagacttaccccgcttccagaaTCGATAAATACGAGTGGATCCATATGCTATAAGTGTCCACCGCCGCTCCGTGAAAATATAGTGAACACAGATTgccaagtgaacactgatgcaccagtcacacagccgcttcagtttatggcaggagactcggaggaaactggtcgtgaatcggggggaggggcgaccaggggtgcATCCGTCTCCCCACTGCTGATCTCAAaattagggatcgcagcctcatgctactcctggagcctttgatccctaaggcctagcacttgtgcactctcggtggcagccgcgtcagcgactgtttggtagtttccCCCAAaagagtgcggctgtgtccatgttccccctctaagcggaacctatGCCTTACCTtcctcccgtgctccggccacagcctggtaacgtctgctggacttgctagttttatccgacacagacgcccgccgaaacagcactgtactcgtgggtaagcgttgtcgcgactcgGCGGGGAgtagttggagtgactctttctaaggtacgtataagacgctgtttagaaagatcactcagaaaaaaatagtaagactataaaaataaagtaaaaaagcttatggctgccaaaaaccagcagcccttagaccatggtccggctcctgcctcaccaaactaaaaactgatttgcctgagccaggtggCAGGTATATATAGACGGGCCCACTGCGTACTGGGagcccagaaagctttgaccgattggtgcaagatccgctgtcgctcatccatatcccaatgtatcctgtggataccctgtggaccctgcaggagaaagtggCCATTTTTCAGGCCAAGTAGATTAAGCATGACAACCATTTTCGGTTGCCTAGCAATTTCTAGTAACCATGGCAACGGCGGCCATTTTGCTGGCAAAGTTTAAGGAGCAAGACAACCAGTTTCTGTTCCTAAACAGTTTTGCTTGTTTCATTTCTACTCATATTGTACAGTGTaatccaggcatgtcccaactgcggccctccagctgttgagaaactacactttccagcatgccctgacacagctttagcattctctgacagcaagactgtgtcggggcatgctgggatatgtagtttcacaacagctggagggcctcagtttggacatgcctggtgtaatccTTTTGACTCTTTATTTTACACCAGTGATGTAAAAGTGTGTGGAAATATAGAAATGGTCGTGTGAACATTTCCAAAATATTTCACAAGGTTTCTCAACAGTTTACTAAAATGTAATTAACCACCGCTCTAAGAAATAAATGCCGTCTGTCCTCCAGTGATGGTAGCACATGCAAGGGGTCCaataggtaagccagtagcccctaaGCATCCCACCTGGCACCATGTAGGAGGTAATCACCAATCACCATCTGCCTTAGTATGGATTATTCATTTATAATATTCTCTTCCCTTAGTACTAACTAAATCTCAGTAATAGGTATAGAATTGCATGAGGAGTAATGGACAGTAGCACACCCAACCCCTACACAGATAGAATAAAAGGAGGAGCACTCACTGTAGGTATTCTGTAGTGCACCATAGCATAGTGAGTCATTATTATGACATTACATTTTTATTCTTAATTCCCATACATTCAGGTCACTGAATGTGCATTGTGCTCATAGCAATATAATCCCCTATAAGAGTTTTAAACTCGATTGAACATAATAAAATACACCTTTTGCCAATTCTTAAACAAACAACcccttattttttgtttgtttgtttgtttttataaatgGGAAATGAAACTTAACTCATtaaatatgcatttataataattcagCTATACAAAAAGAAAAAGTGATTCACTTGTATCTGATTGTTATTTCCACCAATAGCCCATTCATTGCAAACCCTTACACTATCTAGACAAATGTCCTCCTGTGTTCTCCATGTATTGTACTTTGTCTTTCTCAGATTAATGAGATTTGGCTTGTGGTTTTATTTGATACTTTGGTATTGATAGTATCTACTGATGTATTCATAGAATAGTAACAATAGTGTAACACTACTTACTGTTTCACATTAGTATCACATCGTCCCCAATGCAGGCAGAAGATCTGATTATTCTCCGTTCTAAAGCTTCTCATAATATGATAATTGAGATCTACCAGATAAATGTATTCTTAATGCTGCAATATGCAAATGACTATCGTATCGTGAATGTTACTTGGTAAGCAGACATATTAATCGCTGATGTTTTTACTGCAGACATATACTGTGATCTCCCGGACAGTAGAGAGCACAGCTGGTGAGGCACATCTGTCCCCATACGTACTATTCCCGCCGACGGTAGCTattcacagtactgtatgtaataagGTTTCTATTTCAAGACTCTTTAGACTTGAGGCTTGTATcactgctatgtgtgtgtgtgttttgattgTCTCCCCTGGCTAGAATGCCAGCATAGACTTCCCGGAATACAGCAATCCTTCTGGCTGAAACGTAATAAAACCTCTAATGGAGACTGATTTTGTTGCCGCACCCGGGAGAAACCCTAAAGTCTTGGAGGGCTTTTTGAAAAGTACTATGCATATGCCTAAGCCAATCAGGATGAAAGGCGCCTTTAACTCATCCAATGACAGCGCAGCACAGTGCATAAATAGAGATGTTAGCGGCTGCTCTCTATATGTATTCGTTTTTTTGCCTTTAGACGTGTTTCGTGAGGAGAGATGGCCAGGACCAAGCAGACCGCCCGCAAATCTACCGGAGGTAAAGCTCCTCGCAAGCAGCTGGCAACCAAGGCTGCTCGGAAAAGCGCCCCAGCTACCGGCGGCGTGAAGAAGCCTCACCGCTACCGTCCCGGGACTGTTGCTCTCAGAGAGATCCGCCGCTACCAGAAATCCACCGAGCTGCTGatccgcaagctgcccttccagcgaTTGGTGCGTGAGATCGCCCAAGACTTCAAGACCGACCTGCGCTTCCAGAGCTCTGCCGTTATGGCCCTACAAGAGGCCAGTGAGGCTTATCTGGTGGGGCTGTTCGAGGACACCAACCTGTGCGCCATCCACGCCAAGAGGGTAaccatcatgcccaaagacatccaGCTAGCCCGCAGAATccgaggggagagggcatagacactcggcactcctatacacgcagcaacacaaaggctcttttcagagccaccaaatCCTTCTAAACCAGCTGAAGCATAAGTTACACAATGGTGTTTAATTGGACGGATACCACCTCCTTTAGCTCTGCCCAGGCTCCTCGTAGTTAGTAGCCACTAAGCTCACGGCCTATATCCCTTAATTACCCGCACCTTCCTTCCAGCTTGCCGCTGCCCTGGAACAGTGGCGGGAGCCTCCTCAATTCAGCGTGCAGTCAGGGCACAGGGGGCTACTAGTCTTCACCATGAAAGGTTAGAGTTGATCAAGTGTAAGGGAacgttttaataaggctccatgagCACTTTTCTATGGAAGTAAATGCCTGTAAGGCGGCTCTTTATAGAGTCCTCTACCGAGGAACTTGCCCTACACATCTAGTACCTCCCTTAATGAATCTGGGGGTCAAGCATTTAGCCGTGCAGCTCCGATTCTATGGAACTCACATCCCCGCATAGCTCGAGAGGCCCCCGCTCTAGAATCTTTCATACACACTCATCACTCTCTAAATGTCCATTTAGTATCTCCTGCATAGCTTCCCTGCGCTCCACGGtttctgtgctgtattgtattaaTTTAATTTGTTTAGCGCTATAAGTCCTATTGCAGAAAGAACATTATGGAAATAACATTGTTATGTCTGCGCTCTACTGCTTGTTACACGCAAGGGTCTGATTTACTTCCCGTCAGAAGCACAACGCCAAGTACGATACTCGCACCTTTCCCGCTAAACAGCGGGCTACTTACTCCCACATCAACACAAAGGCTCTTCTAAGAGCCACCCACCTCCTCTCTAATCGGGCTGAAACTATGATGGGTATTATATGTGCTACTTGCAAATCTGCCTTATTGTATCTCCGCTTCCATGAACTGTATATTCACTTCCAAACTAAAGCGGGGTCATATAGTCATCATATTACAGATGTCAGCATTAGTGCTTACATAAAGCAATCCATAGAGCAGTGACTGCCCGTGTAGCTGCTGCAGAACTAGAGAATTATTGTATCTTATTCCAATGTTACAAAGTATCAGTAGATTGTAGCAATTGGTCCCGTTGTTCGTATCACTTTGAATCTCCTATAAACACAGTTGCTAAAAGGTTGTTTGTCTTTCAAGATGCCCTGTGTAGAATGCtattgttactgtatcactgcacgTGTAACACCGGGATCCAATCTCCGGTATCACTGCAGGTATATTGCACCGAATCCATTATAAGACATCAGGTTCCGTTTAGCTGCATTTAATGAAAGGAGATCTTTATGATCGCACAATACAATGCTGGCTTAGGTACACGTGCCAGCTGTGCTCCCTATAGTAACAGAGATACAGGGGGTGGCTGAGCAGCAGTGTTCCGGAGTGGGACTGGCTGAGTGCAGTATCAGCGGCGCTCATTATTACAGGGAGAAGAGAGACCGAAGCGCAGAGCTGACACTCAGACCGAGCCCGGGACAGACGTTACACTGACCAGCCAGAAGCGGCATGTCATTGGAGTGATTTTGTTTTGTCCCGCCGAAATCTGTTCGACTCATTGGTCCATTTTGAATTTTCATCCTCCAATCCCAATGAGGTTGTGCAAGTCActtattatatacctattatttatCTGGACAATATATAATAATGGATATTAAAACGGTTAaattctaaatgttttttttttttttacttcaataaaaATAAGTCTATGAACAACAGTGTGCTAAATAAAGTAATctattatataaaataaattatagtgcagtgctaatatatatatatatatatatatatatatatatatatatatatatatatatatatatatatattatactttatGCTGTCCTATATTTATGACATTTCATTTTTTCTGATTTGCTATTTCTCAGTCGTCATCTATATCATCTGTTATGAGCCTTATATCAAATGTTGGGACGTTGATAAGAATGGGACTCAGTATGGATAATATTACATTGTATCTTAGGTTGAATATTATGTTGTACCAAGTACAGGAATTGTATGGGAAAAAAGATCTTAGATAAGTGTAACTTTATATTGCGTATACATCTTATGCCCCTAATCTGATGGTAAGGCAGTGACTTTTTAACATCTAATTATAGCCATGACTCCGCCTCTCAAAGTGCTCAGTCACCCATCAGGTCCGCTTACCTCTTTATAAAGAGCAACCGAAAATGGGTTGCCTCATATTTCTTTGTCGTTAGCTATTGAATAATGTCTGGAAGAGGTAAAGGAGGTAAGGGGCTCGGAAAAGGAGGCGCTAAGCGCCATAGGAAGGTGCTGCGGGACAACATCCAGGGCATCACCAAGCCTGCCATCCGCCGCCTTGCCCGGAGAGGAGGCGTGAAGCGTATCTCCGGCCTCATCTACGAGGAGACCCGCGGGGTGCTGAAGGTGTTTCTGGAGAACGTGATCCGGGACGCCGTCACCTACACCGAGCACGCCAAGAGGAAGACGGTCACCGCtatggatgtggtctatgctctcaagcgccagggCCGCACTCTGTATGGCTTCGGAGGCTAAACACCGAGGCGCATCTAATACCATCACCCGCACACAAAGGCCCTTTTCAGGGCCGCCCATCTCTTCTACGAAAGATCTGTAACCCAACGTCTCTGTGTAGTGCTGTACTCTGACTATAAGCCGGGTCCTAGTACTTAATCGTTCCCTCACATTAGGCACACCGCTAGTGGTTGCTGTCTTTATTTGGAGTGATGATGAAAGGACCGTGCCAGTATTTTAGTGAGCTTATGCCCAAGCTGGCCACTACTAATGAGTAATGTTTATGAATTCTTGCAGTGGGTGAGACGTGAGTAGATTTGTCCTAGAGGTACCGCCATGATCCTTTGTTTCGAAGATGGCACAACACACTGTCGGTGGCTGACTAGTTCTAAGCTGttggacacaagtttttttttatgaAGGACAAACTAAGTATTCACTAGGAAATCCATGTTCTCTTACAGCTTAGCTTATCGGCGGAGTTTTTGAAAAATGTATCCGCTCTTCTTTAAACCAATCGGTGGAGGGGGACATGCTTACTTCTACCAATCAGCGCAGCTCAGCTTATATGCAAATTTGATGAAAGCAGCCAGGTTACATAATTCATTTTTTGGGGGGACAATGCCTGGGAGAGGTAAGGGGCTCGGGAAAGGAGGCACCAAGCGCTGCAGGACTACATATCATCCAGGGCACCACACAGCCTGCCACCCGCCGCCTAGTCCATAGAGGGGTCCTGCAGGCTTTGAACGTTAATTAACTAATTTAAGGGTCTCCTACATTAATCCAGAAACGAGCTATAGGAACAGGCTGTATTTTCAAGGGaggcattttttttttgtagcaaacaATTATACCTTGTCCGGGTACCTCGCAGTCTGTACATCACCGGGAATGGCGTGCAGAACACGCGGTGCTGTTCCTTACACCAGACTGTACGACCAAGTACACATAAAACAACCATTCAGCTACTACGGGCGGCTGGAGATAGAAGAACCCGACACTTTAGTGTATACGTTCCCGATCTATCTGCAGATTTAACAGATAACTGCATTTAGTCCCGCTCCCCTGCATATCCCACTTATGCAGTGACTGCAtggggcagagtagatgggccaagtggtccatATCCTGCTATCAAGAGCTATGTTTCTAGGACTGATGTGTAAGGGACAAACTAGATATTTCTGCCACATGTAGCGACTTCTTCACTACAGTTTTTATTTAGTCCCCCAATAGATCACATCGTGCGCCTACAGCTCTgccgagacagggtgggtggc
Encoded proteins:
- the LOC134936340 gene encoding histone H3, whose translation is MARTKQTARKSTGGKAPRKQLATKAARKSAPATGGVKKPHRYRPGTVALREIRRYQKSTELLIRKLPFQRLVREIAQDFKTDLRFQSSAVMALQEASEAYLVGLFEDTNLCAIHAKRVTIMPKDIQLARRIRGERA